The sequence AGTATGTATCTATCCCTTGTTATAGcaaagttggattttttttttttcccaaagatgCACAAAGCTTTTACTAGTTTAAAACGCCTGTGTGTTCATGACTAGTGTTTTGCTTTTACGCATATTATCTTCCAATCCAGGTTTGGCCGTAAATTTTGCCTCTTAAATACAATCCTTGCAAACGTTGTCTGTGGAATCCTTCTGGTCTTCGTGCCCACCTACCTGTGGATAGTCATCCTCCGGTTCTTGCAAGGGCTCGTCAGCAAGGGCTGCTGGACTGCAGGCTACATCCTGGGTGAGTTCAGACCTTTTCCCAGGAGCAAGGCTGGctgcagaagatgaaaaaaaaaaaaccaaacaatccaaaaaaccccaaacaaaagccaattaaaaaatacCTCCCATGGTGTTTTATCAAGGAGTTTTCTCCCTCTTTGACTTCTCAGGATTTTTTCAAGCACTGTCATTAGGGAGATGCAACAGTAGCCTTCAAAGCTCAAGCAAGCAGTGGTATATTAGGGCTGTTACCTCAAGATAGGCTTTCCCCTGTGACGCAGATCCCCTTTGCAGATCCAGGCCCCtgggctcctctccctcccctcggGCACCGGCTGGGGAAGGCAACAGCTGCTGGGCAGACCGCAGCCACTCCAGCCCAGTCTCAGACGGGGTGATGGCAGAGGCGGCCATTAAAGAAGCAGGTAGAGGGTGGGGAAAATTGGAGGCATTTTTATGACACAAAGAGCATTAAAGGGCAAACAGAGGCTCTACAGAGTAAAAATAACCGAAGAACAGCATGTACTTGCTGAGAAAAAGACAAGCTGTTTGGGTACCTGTGCACGTGTCCGAGCGGAGGCCAACCTGCGGGAATGCAAAGCAAGGCgaggagccaggctgggctggagcctCTCCCAGCGCCTCGCAGTGATCGTGTCTGGGGTGAAGCACGGCGgcggggcagcagggctggggccagctCAGGACCACTTTCTGGTGCATGGTAGAGCTGCCCGGGATTTCCCTGACTTCTCTGGCGTGGAGTTCAGGCTCTTGTCAAAAATACCCAACACCAAGCAATcaccaaagcagcaaaataaatattttaaatgctgccCAGTAGAGCCTTATCTGGATTGGGGTGTCAGGTGGCCCTACCAAATGGCTCCGAGTGATCCAGTTCACTGTGAtagtggaaaaaatgtgaatgtcAACACCCTAAACTTCTATTAAGTCTTTTAGTGGGGACATCTTGCTAATGCAGTTATTGAGATGTctgatataaataaaataaaaacatctagCCCACAGTCCAGACCATCTTCTGCCAAGACATGGTTGTTCCTTCCTGTGCATATTCTAGATGCTTGCTTGGCCTCTTAAATCTTTTCCTGGCACAAATGAAATCTTTATCACCTCTTCTCGGGAACTTTATGTCATTTTAGAGCATAAAATCCCTATCGGCACAATGACTTGCCCTAACCTGGTGTTTTCCCTCACTTACACCTTGTTACTTCTGGATTCTCCTTGAAACTCTCTCATGAGAGAGAAGTCACCTAGAATCAGCCCCAAAGCCCCTTTAAACTTGTATCCTCTCCCTAAGAGTGGCCAATACTGAATGCCCAGGGAGGGGTACAAGGACAGAGCAACCTTGTTGTCACGCTCTCCCAGGACACTTATCTACCCTTTAGCTGCTTTTGTCTCAGTCCTACTGAGCCTGAGGAGATGTCTTTGTCTCTGTGCATCGTTTGGCCAAGCAGTATTAGCTAATCCGTGgctccaaaacacagcactttcTTCAGTTGCTAAATAACTgcttcctgttctttttctaaTCGGTTTGCTTTCTTGAAATCACACAACCGGATGCAAAATGTTGAGTGTGCTTGTGCCTGCCTGCTCGAATAGTTACTTTTAGCTCTGTATCAACAAGTCTTAAGCTGTGGGTCTATCCTGTGATGTGCACTTGCAAAGTGCAGATGACTCGTGAAGCCATCCTGACCAGGAAGCTGTATGCCATCCTGTGGTACAAGCATTTCTTATGTATTTGGAGTGAGATGCAGGCTGAAAGGCTGcacttagaaaacaaaatatgatgTTTTGTTATTGAGTTGGAGACATTATGTAGGTTGGCGTTAGATTTTACAACAAAATCCATCTGTGCTCTTTGAGGAATGTTTGATTTACTCGGAGATTTCTGCGACAGAGGACAGTACTGGATGCCTTAGGCCAATGTAAGAGCAGGAGCagtgttttctcctctgctgagaGTTTGGATCACAGAAAAGCAACCCTTCTTCCGTGAGCACCAGGGGATTTCTGCCTGGAGGCTTTATGCCAGGAAGCCCAGGATCATCAAGATGGTTTCTTCAGGGCGTTAACGCAGCATTGGTCTTCTAGCGTCCCCGCAGAGCAAGTTACTGCTGCGCTGAGCGGTCATGGCTGAGCTGTCATTCTGTCTTGTTTGCAGTGACAGAAGTTGTCGGTCCGAAGTACCGGAGGACGGTGGGCATCCTCTACCAGATGGCCTTCTCCGTTGGGCTCCTGGTCTTTGATGCCATCGCTTATGCCATCCCTCACTGGCGGTGGCTGCAGCTCACTGTCACCCTGCCAAGCTGCTTCTTCCTGCTCTACTACTGGTAAACGGGCTTTCGTTGTACCTCTGCCCACGACCCAAAAGCCGGCTGCTTCTAGCTCTCAGGGCTTGATACTGAGGGAGATTTGGCACTGCTTTTCGGCTGTGTGTGCCTCTTGGTGCAAAGAGGAAGTACACagcaaaaaggagagggaaataGGACCCCTCAAGCTGAGCCTTCACTGCATCTCAGCCTGTGCGCCGCACCAgacttctgtttaaaagaaggAACCACTTTGAAAAACACTGGGAGAGAGTGGTTTAATATCATATATTATCTTCATTAAGGATTtcataaagggaaagaaatgcctTGACATAATTTAGTGGATCCTACACTGAAAAGATGGTTATTGAGAGATTGTTGAATGCTAACATAACTGTAACAGGTTGTTAACTTGTTCTTTTAAGGAGAAAGAGTTGCAGCTTTTTGTGGTCCAACCAAAAGAAGGCACGTGGGTTCACCCTTATTTTGgattctttcctctctttttgattgatatttttcagtttgagtgCTTTGATTTGAGACATTGTCTGGATGGGTTGAGAGGTTAGGAATAGTAGAAAGAGATTaattgtcttcctttttccataTTTGTGAATTGGTAAGCCAGTTCTAGCTTATTTACTTCTTAACCTGTGATGGCACAACTGAAAATGACTCTCTAAGAGGAGCCAGTTTGTGGTGAACAGGGTGAATAAAATGATAGCACTACTCTCGCTCAAAGCCCTTCCCTGATTTATCTTTAGTAAACTCATTTCTGGCTAACGCCACTACAACAACTGCTCCTCTTCCCATTTCAGCAGTAGGATATACTACTTTTCCTGATGCGGGGGgaacacacaaaacccaaaaaaaaccccaccacctcCAAACAAGGAATAAACCCACCTGCCTCTATTCAACCAAAGCCCTCTCTCCACAATCTCCATACATGGGAGCACTATGTGAGCTTTATGTTTTGGTATATAATAGCATCCACTTGCATTGTAGGTGCCTCCCAGAGTCTCCCAGGTGGCTGATCTCTCaaggaaaaaatgacaaagctATGAAAATTGTCAGTGATATGGCTAAAAAAAATCGGAAAAAGATGCCTTCCCATTTTGAGGTGAGCTCAGGGTTTGCTTATGCATGTAAGCAAGCATCATGATAGTCCCTTCCATCAGTTCCTCTCAGTAGAAACCTACTTTGTACTGGCTCTTCCACAGGATATTAAATTTGAAGAGGAAGATGGCGGAAAGCAGAGTCCTTCACTCATCGACCTTGTCAGGACAccacagatgagaaaaaacacGTTCATTTTGATGTACAACTGGTAAGGAGACAATGTTGGAGAGCTGTTTTTGAAGCTCTGGTTACAAAGTCTCCAGGAGGACACAGACCTCGGTCCTCCGACTGACTAACGAAGCCGGGATGCTCTTCTCTGTCCAGGTTCACGAGCTCCGTCCTCTACCAGGGGCTCATCATGCACATGGGAGTAGCCGCTGGGAACATGTATCTGGATTTCCTCTATTCTGCGCTTGTCGAGTTCCCAGCCgccttcatcatcatcatcaccatcgACCGCGTCGGGCGGCGCTACCCCTGGGCTGCGGCAAACCTGGTGGCTGGGGCCGCCTGCCTTGTCACAGCCCTGATCCCAGAGGGTGAGTCACCCGCGAGAGGACACATGGTGGCTTCCCACCCTGGCGTTGCCCCGTGGGAAGAGcacccacctctccctcccttgACCTGAGGTCCAGGCCCAAAGGTGTCTGCAAACCCACGCCTGCCCTTGGGTGCTGCCTCCCTGACTTTTAGTAGCGCTCCTCGTGCTGCAGAAGTGAAATGAGGTTGATGTGTAGCGCTGCTAATAACAAATCTCAAAGCACCTGAGTCCCCCGTGCCACAGCTCACGCGGTGCTGGCTGTTCCCATTCCCCCATTCGCACACGTGAAACAAGGCCCCTTAAAAACGTTGAGTGATGTGGGATCAGAGGTCCCCCCTAAAATAACACTGGTGTATTAACTGACTCCTGCTAAATCGCTGGGATACTTTCAAATGTGTTGAATGCATTTTCTCTGCAGACATACATTGGCTAAAAGTGATTGCTGCTTGCATCGGGAGAATGGGAATCACAATGGCTTTTGAGATGGTTTGCTTTGTAAACACTGAACTGTATCCAACATACATCAGGTAGGTGCATCCTCGTCCCCGCTGGCATTTGGCCTGGAAACGAATAGTTGAGGCCAACGTGTGTGTTATGTTTCATGCTAAACTAAGTTATCCTCAAATGCTTCAGAACTACACAGGTACTGCTGAACATAAAGTAGGCCGAGCATcagtaaaatgctttaaaaaccaGATTCATGAAGACAACAAATATACTTTAAAGCAGATGAAAACTCATGTGActgaaataaagggaaaagtgGAGACAACCAGGGTGGATGAGGGTTCTGAAGTACCACGTAGTGCTTGGTTTGGTACCTTGTTTGAATCAAAATAACAAATGGATCTGCCCAGAGTGGAGTCTGCTATGGAGGATATGTTTTAACTCAAGCCCTTCACCTGAGGACTGGATTTTTTCCCAATTTGTAAGTGGGCTGCAGGGTGAATAGCTCAGAAGCAGATATGCGCACTGCAGAAATCTAAAGCTTGGGAGTTAATTCCTCCTCAAAATTTCCTCTTTCTACCCAGTGACTGTAGGCCATTGCCTGCAGAGGACATGTCTGCACTGACCAGATGAATCttattcctcctttcttcaTTGGAGAGACACTGATTATATGAAGCTATGACACAACATATGAAATCATGAGACTCTATTCATTATAGAGAAATAAGATTAATACAGTGgagttttaaatttcattaatgGTGTATAGCAAACAGAAGGATCGTTTGCCACCCCTTGCACTAGGTCACCTAAGATGTACTGAAGCTAatggttttacatttttactgtatCTGGAGACTTCCCTCAGACACTTTGGGCCCAATTCTCTTCTATCTTTAACCTTGGGAATTTGCTT comes from Ciconia boyciana chromosome 3, ASM3463844v1, whole genome shotgun sequence and encodes:
- the LOC140649267 gene encoding solute carrier family 22 member 2-like isoform X2, which translates into the protein MPTLDDILENVGEFDRFQKQTFFVLCLLSAAFTPVYVGVVFFGFIPEHRCFSPGAAELSQRCGWSLEEQLNHTVPEWGGRGSGFSSRCRRYEVDWNTTGVSCTDPLGSLVGNRSTVPLGPCQDGWVYDSPGTSLVTEFNLVCEDSWKLDLFQSSVNAGFLIGSINIGYIADRFGRKFCLLNTILANVVCGILLVFVPTYLWIVILRFLQGLVSKGCWTAGYILVTEVVGPKYRRTVGILYQMAFSVGLLVFDAIAYAIPHWRWLQLTVTLPSCFFLLYYWCLPESPRWLISQGKNDKAMKIVSDMAKKNRKKMPSHFEDIKFEEEDGGKQSPSLIDLVRTPQMRKNTFILMYNWFTSSVLYQGLIMHMGVAAGNMYLDFLYSALVEFPAAFIIIITIDRVGRRYPWAAANLVAGAACLVTALIPEDIHWLKVIAACIGRMGITMAFEMVCFVNTELYPTYIRTTQVLLNIK
- the LOC140649267 gene encoding solute carrier family 22 member 2-like isoform X1; amino-acid sequence: MPTLDDILENVGEFDRFQKQTFFVLCLLSAAFTPVYVGVVFFGFIPEHRCFSPGAAELSQRCGWSLEEQLNHTVPEWGGRGSGFSSRCRRYEVDWNTTGVSCTDPLGSLVGNRSTVPLGPCQDGWVYDSPGTSLVTEFNLVCEDSWKLDLFQSSVNAGFLIGSINIGYIADRFGRKFCLLNTILANVVCGILLVFVPTYLWIVILRFLQGLVSKGCWTAGYILVTEVVGPKYRRTVGILYQMAFSVGLLVFDAIAYAIPHWRWLQLTVTLPSCFFLLYYWCLPESPRWLISQGKNDKAMKIVSDMAKKNRKKMPSHFEDIKFEEEDGGKQSPSLIDLVRTPQMRKNTFILMYNWFTSSVLYQGLIMHMGVAAGNMYLDFLYSALVEFPAAFIIIITIDRVGRRYPWAAANLVAGAACLVTALIPEDIHWLKVIAACIGRMGITMAFEMVCFVNTELYPTYIRNLGVMVCSSLCDVGGVIVPFIVYRLVEVWHDLPLIVFTVLGLIAGGLVLLLPETKGRVLPETVEDVENFHGQSATKAKKIYLHVQTSEVAHD